From the genome of Triticum aestivum cultivar Chinese Spring chromosome 3B, IWGSC CS RefSeq v2.1, whole genome shotgun sequence, one region includes:
- the LOC123070193 gene encoding polygalacturonase At1g48100 isoform X1, giving the protein MKLRVKGFGLLLLLVLLALCSTIDVCDARRGKHWRPRSSPSSSLLKKKGKAKKGSSHRQHGGNRRSPPPGPPGVGKGHQTPYQPSPNVPVSPSPSPKPSPDKGNGHSSPQLPSPSCGKGRQPPPQRPPAASASPGAVFNVVDFGAKGDGVSDDTKAFQAAWAAVCKLGASTVLVPSELEFLVGPISFSGPNCKPNILFQLEGTILAPTNAKAWGSGLLQWLEFTKLSGLSIQGSGTINGRGQQWWTYSDPNDDEDDDKQYNEELERMPRVKPTALRLYGSSNVVVAGITIVNSSQCHLKFDNCQGVLVHDLTISSPENSLNTDGIHLQNSKDVSIHHTNLACGDDCISIQTGCSNIYIHNVNCGPGHGISIGGLGRDNTKACVSNVTVRDVNMFRTMTGVRIKTWQGGIGLVQDIRFSNIQVSEVQTPIMIDQFYCDKRTCTNQTTAVAVSGVQYENIRGTFTIKPLHFACSDSSPCSGITLTGVQLKPVQIAHYHLNNPFCWQAFGELFTPTIPPIACLQIGKPAGNNLQSYHDIC; this is encoded by the exons ATGAAGCTCAGAGTAAAAGGCTTCGGCCTCCTGCTTCTCCTTGTCTTGCTTGCTCTGTGCTCCACCATTGATGTCTGCGACGCGAGGAGAGGCAAGCATTGGAGGCCAAGGAGCTCACCGAGCTCCTCTCTGCTCAAGAAGAAAGGGAAGGCAAAGAAGGGGAGCTCCCACCGGCAGCACGGGGGCAACCGGCGAAGCCCGCCACCAGGCCCCCCTGGTGTTGGCAAAGGACACCAGACGCCATACCAACCAAGCCCCAATGTACCTGTAAGTCCGAGCCCGAGCCCGAAGCCGAGCCCTGACAAAGGCAATGGACATTCAAGTCCACAGCTTCCATCTCCAAGCTGTGGAAAGGGCAGACAGCCGCCGCCGCAGCGACCACCTGCGGCCTCGGCCTCACCGGGTGCGGTGTTTAACGTGGTTGATTTCGGAGCCAAGGGTGATGGAGTTTCAGACGATACAAAG GCTTTTCAAGCCGCGTGGGCTGCTGTGTGCAAGCTGGGAGCATCTACAGTTCTTGTACCATCAGAACTAGAGTTCCTTGTTGGGCCAATCTCGTTTTCTGGGCCTAACTGCAAACCAAACATTCTTTTCCAG TTGGAAGGAACGATCTTAGCCCCAACAAATGCTAAAGCATGGGGTTCTGGCTTGCTTCAATGGCTTGAATTCACCAAACTAAGTGGATTATCAATTCAAGGCAGTGGCACCATAAATGGTAGGGGGCAACAGTGGTGGACCTACTCAGACCCAAATGACGATGAGGATGACGACAAG CAGTACAATGAGGAGCTTGAGAGGATGCCACGGGTTAAACCTACG GCATTGAGGCTCTATGGTTCTTCAAATGTCGTAGTGGCTGGCATCACAATTGTCAACAGCTCACAGTGCCATCTCAAGTTTGACAACTGTCAAGGGGTGCTGGTCCACGACCTGACAATATCCTCCCCTGAGAACAGTCTCAACACCGACGGAATACACCTGCAGAACTCCAAAGATGTCAGCATTCATCATACCAACTTGGCTTGCG GTGACGATTGCATCTCCATCCAGACAGGATGTAGCAACATATACATACACAATGTGAATTGTGGACCAGGCCATGGAATCAGCATTGGTGGACTAGGCCGGGACAACACAAAAGCATGCGTCTCTAATGTAACAGTAAGAGATGTCAACATGTTCAGAACAATGACTGGTGTCAGAATCAAGACCTGGCAG GGCGGTATAGGACTGGTTCAAGACATAAGGTTCTCAAACATACAAGTCTCCGAAGTTCAAACACCTATTATGATAGACCAGTTCTATTGCGACAAAAGAACCTGCACAAATCAAACAACAGCAGTGGCGGTATCAGGCGTTCAGTATGAGAACATCAGAGGGACATTTACAATCAAGCCTCTCCATTTTGCATGCAGTGACAGCTCACCTTGTTCAGGGATCACACTTACAGGAGTACAACTTAAACCTGTGCAAATAGCCCACTACCACCTAAACAATCCATTCTGTTGGCAAGCTTTTGGGGAACTCTTCACTCCAACCATCCCTCCCATAGCTTGTCTGCAGATTGGAAAACCTGCTGGGAACAACTTGCAGTCATACCATGACATATGCTGA
- the LOC123070193 gene encoding polygalacturonase At1g48100 isoform X2: MKLRVKGFGLLLLLVLLALCSTIDVCDARRGKHWRPRSSPSSSLLKKKGKAKKGSSHRQHGGNRRSPPPGPPGVGKGHQTPYQPSPNVPVSPSPSPKPSPDKGNGHSSPQLPSPSCGKGRQPPPQRPPAASASPGAVFNVVDFGAKGDGVSDDTKAFQAAWAAVCKLGASTVLVPSELEFLVGPISFSGPNCKPNILFQLEGTILAPTNAKAWGSGLLQWLEFTKLSGLSIQGSGTINGRGQQWWTYSDPNDDEDDDKYNEELERMPRVKPTALRLYGSSNVVVAGITIVNSSQCHLKFDNCQGVLVHDLTISSPENSLNTDGIHLQNSKDVSIHHTNLACGDDCISIQTGCSNIYIHNVNCGPGHGISIGGLGRDNTKACVSNVTVRDVNMFRTMTGVRIKTWQGGIGLVQDIRFSNIQVSEVQTPIMIDQFYCDKRTCTNQTTAVAVSGVQYENIRGTFTIKPLHFACSDSSPCSGITLTGVQLKPVQIAHYHLNNPFCWQAFGELFTPTIPPIACLQIGKPAGNNLQSYHDIC, encoded by the exons ATGAAGCTCAGAGTAAAAGGCTTCGGCCTCCTGCTTCTCCTTGTCTTGCTTGCTCTGTGCTCCACCATTGATGTCTGCGACGCGAGGAGAGGCAAGCATTGGAGGCCAAGGAGCTCACCGAGCTCCTCTCTGCTCAAGAAGAAAGGGAAGGCAAAGAAGGGGAGCTCCCACCGGCAGCACGGGGGCAACCGGCGAAGCCCGCCACCAGGCCCCCCTGGTGTTGGCAAAGGACACCAGACGCCATACCAACCAAGCCCCAATGTACCTGTAAGTCCGAGCCCGAGCCCGAAGCCGAGCCCTGACAAAGGCAATGGACATTCAAGTCCACAGCTTCCATCTCCAAGCTGTGGAAAGGGCAGACAGCCGCCGCCGCAGCGACCACCTGCGGCCTCGGCCTCACCGGGTGCGGTGTTTAACGTGGTTGATTTCGGAGCCAAGGGTGATGGAGTTTCAGACGATACAAAG GCTTTTCAAGCCGCGTGGGCTGCTGTGTGCAAGCTGGGAGCATCTACAGTTCTTGTACCATCAGAACTAGAGTTCCTTGTTGGGCCAATCTCGTTTTCTGGGCCTAACTGCAAACCAAACATTCTTTTCCAG TTGGAAGGAACGATCTTAGCCCCAACAAATGCTAAAGCATGGGGTTCTGGCTTGCTTCAATGGCTTGAATTCACCAAACTAAGTGGATTATCAATTCAAGGCAGTGGCACCATAAATGGTAGGGGGCAACAGTGGTGGACCTACTCAGACCCAAATGACGATGAGGATGACGACAAG TACAATGAGGAGCTTGAGAGGATGCCACGGGTTAAACCTACG GCATTGAGGCTCTATGGTTCTTCAAATGTCGTAGTGGCTGGCATCACAATTGTCAACAGCTCACAGTGCCATCTCAAGTTTGACAACTGTCAAGGGGTGCTGGTCCACGACCTGACAATATCCTCCCCTGAGAACAGTCTCAACACCGACGGAATACACCTGCAGAACTCCAAAGATGTCAGCATTCATCATACCAACTTGGCTTGCG GTGACGATTGCATCTCCATCCAGACAGGATGTAGCAACATATACATACACAATGTGAATTGTGGACCAGGCCATGGAATCAGCATTGGTGGACTAGGCCGGGACAACACAAAAGCATGCGTCTCTAATGTAACAGTAAGAGATGTCAACATGTTCAGAACAATGACTGGTGTCAGAATCAAGACCTGGCAG GGCGGTATAGGACTGGTTCAAGACATAAGGTTCTCAAACATACAAGTCTCCGAAGTTCAAACACCTATTATGATAGACCAGTTCTATTGCGACAAAAGAACCTGCACAAATCAAACAACAGCAGTGGCGGTATCAGGCGTTCAGTATGAGAACATCAGAGGGACATTTACAATCAAGCCTCTCCATTTTGCATGCAGTGACAGCTCACCTTGTTCAGGGATCACACTTACAGGAGTACAACTTAAACCTGTGCAAATAGCCCACTACCACCTAAACAATCCATTCTGTTGGCAAGCTTTTGGGGAACTCTTCACTCCAACCATCCCTCCCATAGCTTGTCTGCAGATTGGAAAACCTGCTGGGAACAACTTGCAGTCATACCATGACATATGCTGA
- the LOC123070194 gene encoding peptide deformylase 1B, chloroplastic: MATACFHLRLCPRFRAFASFSSRPLLATHPRTLPLRRTGPATPLAARTRRGFGSSMAAAPPNEDDDFATAADLRFDQPLKVVQYPDPVLRARNKRINTFDDNLRSLADEMFDVMYKTDGIGLSAPQVGVNVQLMVFNPAGVKGEGEEIVLVNPVVYKFSKRLSVYEEGCLSFPGIYANVLRPDTVEIDAQDASGAKIKVKLSELSARVFQHEFDHLQGILFFDRMTMDVVESIHEQLKNLEDKYEEITGQASPETISNYRGTKDVASFSR; encoded by the exons ATGGCGACCGCGTGCTTCCACCTTCGCCTCTGCCCCCGCTTCCGCGCCTTCGCGTCCTTCTCCTCTCGCCCCCTCCTCGCTACCCACCCCAGGACCCTTCCCCTACGACGCACCGGCCCGGCTACGCCGCTCGCCGCCCGCACGCGCCGCGGGTTCGgctcctccatggccgccgccccgcccAACGAGGATGACGACTTTGCCACAG CTGCGGACCTGCGGTTCGACCAGCCGCTCAAGGTAGTGCAGTACCCCGACCCCGTCCTGCGCGCACGCAACAAGCGCATCAACACCTTCGACGACAACCTTCGCTCCCTCGCGGACGAGATGTTTGATGTCATGTACAA GACTGATGGCATTGGTCTCTCGGCACCACAAGTTGGAGTGAACGTGCAGCTCATGGTATTCAACCCAGCTGGGGtgaaaggggaaggagaggaaaTTGTCCTTGTCAACCCAGTAGTTTACAAGTTCTCAAAGCGATTGTCAGTCTATGAAGAAGGGTGCTTGTCGTTCCCTGGAATATATGCCAATGTGCTG AGACCAGACACTGTTGAAATTGATGCTCAAGATGCTAGTGGAGCAAAGATCAAAGTTAAATTATCAGAGCTATCTGCAAGAGTTTTCCAGCATGAGTTTGATCATTTACAG GGAATCCTTTTCTTTGACAGAATGACTATGGATGTTGTTGAGAGCATACATGAGCAGCTGAAG AATCTTGAGGACAAATACGAGGAAATAACAGGACAAGCAAGCCCTGAAACTATATCAAACTACAGAGGGACAAAGGATGTCGCTAGTTTTTCAAGATGA